One window of Mesorhizobium sp. WSM4904 genomic DNA carries:
- a CDS encoding DUF4260 domain-containing protein translates to MRPVDLAIRLEWVAAAVAAIVVYAMTGVSWWLFALLILAPDLSMLGYLAGPRVGAVAYNALHILIAPLVLVLAGVLFAGPIATAVALIWIAHIAIDRALGYGLKLSTGFQDTHLGRIGR, encoded by the coding sequence ATGCGGCCCGTCGATCTCGCGATCCGCCTGGAATGGGTCGCGGCCGCAGTGGCGGCAATCGTCGTCTACGCAATGACGGGCGTGTCCTGGTGGCTGTTTGCGCTGCTCATCCTGGCGCCGGACCTGTCGATGCTGGGCTATCTCGCCGGGCCGCGGGTCGGCGCCGTCGCCTATAACGCCCTGCACATCCTGATAGCTCCGCTCGTGCTGGTGCTTGCGGGCGTGCTGTTTGCCGGTCCCATCGCAACTGCGGTAGCGCTCATCTGGATCGCCCACATCGCCATCGACCGTGCCCTGGGCTACGGCCTGAAACTGTCCACCGGCTTTCAGGACACGCATCTCGGCCGCATCGGGCGCTAG
- a CDS encoding SH3 domain-containing protein codes for MSGFASLRLAFSAAVLGALLGAPQASAQSAAAPAQTVTLGPSGLPLPRFVSLKPARVNSRVGPGANYSVNWMYMKAGLPMEVIQEFDTWRRVRDADGSEGWINQSLLSGRRTAIVAPWQRGKGGRINLLDDPNKDANVIAIIEPGVIGSIKKCDGQWCEMTFDGHTGWMAQSQVWGAYPGEKFKN; via the coding sequence GTGTCTGGTTTCGCGTCGCTTCGCCTGGCTTTCAGCGCAGCCGTTCTCGGCGCCCTGCTTGGTGCTCCGCAGGCATCCGCGCAGAGCGCGGCGGCACCGGCGCAAACGGTGACGCTCGGGCCAAGCGGACTGCCGCTGCCGCGCTTCGTCAGCCTCAAGCCAGCTCGCGTCAACTCGCGCGTCGGCCCCGGTGCCAACTATTCCGTCAACTGGATGTACATGAAGGCCGGGCTGCCGATGGAAGTCATCCAGGAATTCGACACCTGGCGCCGCGTGCGCGATGCCGACGGCTCGGAGGGCTGGATCAACCAGTCGCTGCTTTCCGGCCGCCGCACGGCGATCGTCGCGCCGTGGCAGCGCGGCAAGGGCGGGCGAATCAATCTGCTCGACGATCCCAACAAGGACGCCAACGTCATCGCCATCATCGAGCCGGGGGTGATAGGCTCGATCAAGAAATGCGACGGTCAATGGTGCGAAATGACCTTTGACGGCCATACCGGCTGGATGGCCCAGTCGCAGGTCTGGGGCGCCTATCCGGGCGAGAAGTTCAAGAACTGA
- the fabI gene encoding enoyl-ACP reductase FabI: MDGLMKGKRGLVMGVANDHSIAWGIARKLSEHGAELAFTYQGDAFGRRVKPLAEKLGAPLVVPCDVEDSASVTATFETLREAWGGLDFVVHAIGFSDKNELKGLYADTSRDNFVRTMVISCYSFTEIARNAAALMANGGSMITLTYAGSVRVMPNYNVMGVAKAGLEASVRYLANDYGPRGIRVNGISAGPVRTLAGSGVSDARHMFSYQQRNSPLRRTVTIDEVGGSALYLLSDLSSGVTGEIHYVDSGYHIVSMPALAELKQNDGGRE; the protein is encoded by the coding sequence ATGGACGGGCTGATGAAGGGCAAGCGCGGGCTTGTCATGGGTGTCGCCAACGATCATTCGATCGCCTGGGGCATCGCCAGGAAATTGTCCGAGCACGGAGCGGAGCTTGCCTTCACCTACCAGGGCGATGCCTTCGGGCGGCGGGTCAAGCCGCTTGCCGAAAAGCTCGGCGCTCCGCTGGTCGTGCCTTGCGACGTCGAGGACAGCGCCTCCGTCACCGCCACCTTCGAGACGCTTCGCGAGGCCTGGGGCGGGCTGGATTTCGTCGTCCACGCCATCGGCTTCTCCGACAAGAACGAACTCAAGGGCCTCTACGCCGACACCAGCCGCGACAACTTCGTCCGCACCATGGTGATCTCGTGCTATTCCTTCACCGAGATCGCCCGCAATGCCGCCGCCCTGATGGCGAACGGCGGCTCGATGATCACGCTGACCTATGCCGGGTCGGTGCGGGTCATGCCCAACTACAACGTCATGGGCGTCGCCAAGGCCGGCCTCGAGGCAAGCGTGCGCTATCTCGCCAACGACTACGGCCCGCGCGGCATCCGCGTGAACGGCATCTCGGCGGGACCGGTGCGGACGCTCGCCGGTTCCGGCGTGTCCGACGCGCGCCATATGTTCTCCTATCAGCAGCGCAATTCGCCGCTACGCCGCACGGTGACCATCGACGAGGTCGGCGGCTCGGCGCTCTACCTGCTGTCGGATCTGTCTTCGGGCGTCACCGGCGAAATCCACTATGTCGATTCCGGCTACCACATCGTGTCCATGCCGGCGCTCGCGGAACTGAAGCAGAACGACGGCGGCCGCGAATAA
- a CDS encoding GNAT family N-acetyltransferase: MDQPAALLVTELPPDFARWDELLALILRAFAYMDGVIDPPSSAHLLTPEGLRRKAGQETAFLAVENGQIVGCVFALERAKDFYVGKLAVEPSLQGRGIGGRLMQAVEDLARRHGKYVIELQTRIELIANHAAFARLGFRETGRTAHAGYDRPTSITMRKVLS, encoded by the coding sequence ATGGACCAGCCCGCCGCTCTCCTCGTCACCGAGCTTCCGCCGGATTTCGCGCGGTGGGACGAGTTGCTGGCGCTGATCCTGCGCGCCTTCGCCTATATGGACGGCGTGATCGACCCGCCATCCTCGGCGCATCTGCTGACCCCGGAAGGCCTCAGGCGCAAGGCGGGGCAGGAGACGGCGTTCCTGGCCGTGGAGAACGGCCAGATCGTCGGTTGCGTGTTCGCGCTGGAGCGGGCGAAGGATTTCTATGTCGGCAAGCTTGCCGTCGAGCCCAGCCTTCAGGGGCGGGGCATAGGCGGACGGCTGATGCAGGCCGTGGAGGATCTTGCCCGCCGGCACGGCAAATACGTCATCGAGCTGCAGACCCGCATCGAGCTCATCGCAAACCACGCGGCATTCGCCCGGCTCGGCTTTCGCGAGACCGGGCGCACGGCGCATGCGGGATACGACAGGCCGACCTCGATCACCATGCGCAAGGTGCTGTCTTGA
- the irrA gene encoding iron response transcriptional regulator IrrA, translated as MDSDCRKESVAVDKRVREAGLRPTRQRIALADLLFAKGDRHLSAEELHEEAIAAGVPVSLATVYNALHQFTEAGLLRILAVEGSKTYFDTNTSDHHHFYVEGENRIFDIASGPVSVSNLPEPPEGMEIANVDIVVRLRPKRVD; from the coding sequence ATGGATTCGGACTGCCGGAAGGAAAGTGTCGCTGTGGACAAGCGGGTTCGCGAAGCCGGCCTGAGGCCGACGCGCCAGCGCATTGCGCTGGCCGATCTGCTTTTCGCCAAGGGCGACCGTCATCTCTCGGCCGAGGAACTGCATGAAGAGGCGATCGCCGCCGGCGTGCCGGTTTCGCTGGCGACCGTCTACAATGCGCTGCACCAGTTCACCGAGGCCGGGCTGTTGCGCATCCTCGCGGTCGAGGGGTCCAAAACCTATTTCGACACCAACACCTCGGATCACCATCACTTCTATGTCGAAGGCGAGAACCGGATCTTCGACATCGCCAGCGGCCCGGTGAGCGTATCCAACCTGCCGGAGCCTCCGGAAGGCATGGAGATCGCCAATGTCGACATAGTCGTGAGGCTGCGCCCAAAGCGCGTTGATTGA
- a CDS encoding aconitase X catalytic domain-containing protein has translation MSLALSPEEQAIAAGKDGAGTAMRIVAESARLLGAQRLIPIASAHIDGALYHGDSGTLFAERLVEGGARVAVRSTLNVGALDLMGCSRIRLEEPQRGMARRMMDAYRKLGCEQSWTCAPYQAGHRPAQGSDVAWGESNAVVFCNSVLGARTNRYGDFLDIACAITGRAPDYGLHWPENRRARLVFDVSGLSPSFLASEIAWPVLGSLYGREVGNAIGVVAGIANHPGEDALKAFGAAAASSGAVGLFHIAGVTPEAPDVGAILAEPKPDAIIRVTSEMVAKARADLSTAAAARTIDAVAIGSPHLSDAEFAMLERLIAGRRLAVPIYACTGRHVLASLEQGGRRKRLEASGVVIVADTCVVVTPIMPELAGGVLMTNSGKFAHYAPGNTGYAALYASLADCVESAVLGMPRFTDIAA, from the coding sequence TTGAGCCTCGCTCTCAGCCCCGAGGAACAGGCAATAGCCGCCGGCAAGGACGGCGCGGGGACGGCGATGCGCATCGTCGCCGAGAGCGCGCGGCTGCTCGGGGCGCAGCGGCTGATCCCAATCGCTTCGGCGCATATCGACGGGGCGCTCTATCACGGCGATTCCGGCACGCTGTTCGCCGAGCGGCTGGTCGAAGGCGGCGCCAGGGTCGCGGTGCGCTCGACGCTCAATGTCGGAGCGCTCGACCTGATGGGCTGCTCGCGCATTCGCCTGGAGGAGCCGCAGCGCGGCATGGCGCGACGGATGATGGACGCCTATCGCAAGCTCGGCTGCGAGCAGAGCTGGACCTGCGCGCCCTATCAGGCCGGACACAGACCGGCGCAAGGCAGCGATGTCGCATGGGGCGAGTCCAATGCGGTGGTGTTTTGCAACTCGGTGCTGGGCGCCCGCACGAACCGCTACGGCGACTTCCTCGACATAGCCTGCGCCATCACCGGCCGGGCGCCGGACTATGGCCTGCACTGGCCGGAGAACCGCAGGGCGCGGCTGGTGTTCGACGTCTCCGGCCTTTCCCCTTCCTTCCTCGCTTCCGAGATCGCCTGGCCGGTGCTGGGCAGCCTCTACGGCCGCGAGGTCGGCAATGCGATCGGCGTCGTCGCCGGTATCGCCAATCACCCCGGCGAGGACGCGCTGAAAGCCTTCGGCGCCGCGGCCGCATCATCCGGCGCGGTCGGGTTGTTCCACATTGCAGGCGTCACGCCCGAGGCGCCTGATGTCGGAGCCATTCTGGCCGAACCGAAGCCGGACGCGATTATCCGCGTCACGTCCGAGATGGTGGCGAAGGCGCGCGCCGACCTGTCGACTGCCGCGGCAGCCAGGACGATCGACGCGGTCGCGATCGGCAGCCCGCACCTGTCCGATGCCGAGTTCGCCATGCTGGAGCGGCTGATCGCTGGAAGACGGCTCGCCGTGCCGATCTACGCCTGCACCGGCCGGCATGTTCTCGCCTCGCTGGAACAGGGCGGGCGACGGAAGCGGCTCGAAGCAAGCGGGGTCGTCATCGTCGCCGACACTTGCGTGGTGGTGACGCCGATCATGCCGGAGCTGGCCGGCGGCGTGCTGATGACCAATTCGGGCAAGTTCGCGCACTACGCTCCGGGCAACACCGGCTATGCGGCGCTCTATGCCTCGCTCGCCGATTGCGTCGAAAGCGCGGTTCTCGGCATGCCGCGCTTCACGGATATCGCCGCATGA
- the fabA gene encoding 3-hydroxyacyl-[acyl-carrier-protein] dehydratase FabA produces the protein MAGQKSSYDYEELLACARGELFGPGNAQLPYPPMLMFDRITEISKTGGAFDKGFIRAEFDIKPDLWFFACHFIGNPIMPGCLGLDAMWQLTGFYLGWLGEPGKGMALSTGEVKFKGMVTPSVKKVEYGVDFKRVMRGRLVLGIADGWLKADGEPIYAATDLKVGLSKQSAA, from the coding sequence ATGGCGGGTCAAAAGTCCAGCTACGATTACGAGGAACTGCTTGCCTGCGCCCGCGGCGAGCTGTTCGGACCGGGAAACGCCCAGCTGCCCTACCCGCCGATGCTGATGTTCGACCGGATCACCGAGATCAGCAAGACCGGCGGCGCCTTCGACAAGGGTTTCATCCGCGCCGAATTCGACATCAAGCCGGATCTTTGGTTTTTCGCCTGCCATTTCATCGGCAATCCGATCATGCCGGGCTGCCTCGGCCTCGACGCCATGTGGCAATTGACCGGCTTCTATCTCGGCTGGCTCGGCGAGCCCGGCAAGGGCATGGCGCTGTCGACCGGCGAGGTGAAGTTCAAGGGCATGGTGACGCCGTCGGTCAAGAAGGTCGAATATGGCGTCGACTTCAAGCGCGTGATGCGCGGCCGCCTCGTGCTCGGCATCGCCGATGGCTGGCTCAAGGCGGATGGCGAACCCATATACGCGGCAACGGATCTGAAGGTCGGCCTGTCCAAGCAGTCGGCCGCTTGA
- the fabB gene encoding beta-ketoacyl-ACP synthase I, with product MRRVVVTGLGIVSSIGNNANEVQASLYDAKSGISFSNSFAEHGFRCQVWGAPTLDPSAMIDRRAMRFLSQGAAWNHVAMDQAIADAGLGESDITNERTGIVMGSGGPSTRTIVEAAETTLKNGSPKRIGPFAVPKAMSSTASATLATWFKIHGVNYSISSACSTSAHCIGNAYELIQWGKQDMMFAGGHEDLDWTMSDLFDAMGAMSSKFNDKASTASRAYDVNRDGFVIAGGAGVLVLEELEHAKARGAKIYAEVVGYGATSDGYDMVAPSGEGAVRCMRQALATITTPVDYINTHGTSTPVGDSKEMGAIREVFGDKMPYITSTKSLTGHSLGAAGVQESIYSILMLQGGFIGESAHIEELDPEFEGMPIVRKRIDNAKIDTVLSNSFGFGGTNATLIFQRYSA from the coding sequence ATGAGACGTGTCGTAGTGACAGGCCTCGGCATTGTGTCGTCGATCGGCAACAATGCCAATGAGGTGCAGGCCTCGCTTTACGATGCCAAGTCCGGCATCAGCTTTTCCAATTCTTTCGCAGAGCATGGCTTCCGCTGCCAGGTGTGGGGCGCGCCGACGCTCGACCCCTCGGCAATGATCGACCGCCGCGCCATGCGTTTCCTGAGCCAAGGTGCAGCCTGGAACCATGTCGCCATGGATCAGGCGATCGCGGACGCCGGGCTCGGCGAAAGCGACATCACCAACGAGCGGACCGGCATCGTCATGGGCTCGGGTGGACCGTCGACCAGGACCATCGTGGAAGCCGCCGAAACCACGCTCAAGAACGGCAGCCCGAAGCGCATCGGCCCGTTCGCGGTGCCGAAGGCGATGTCGTCGACCGCTTCGGCCACTCTTGCCACCTGGTTCAAGATCCATGGCGTCAACTACTCGATCTCTTCGGCCTGCTCGACCTCGGCGCACTGCATCGGCAATGCGTATGAGCTGATCCAGTGGGGCAAGCAGGACATGATGTTCGCCGGCGGCCACGAGGATCTCGACTGGACGATGTCGGACCTGTTCGACGCCATGGGCGCCATGTCGTCGAAATTCAACGACAAGGCATCGACCGCTTCCCGCGCGTATGACGTCAACCGCGACGGCTTCGTCATCGCCGGCGGCGCGGGCGTGCTGGTGCTGGAAGAGCTGGAGCACGCCAAGGCGCGCGGCGCCAAGATCTATGCCGAGGTGGTCGGCTACGGCGCGACTTCCGACGGCTACGACATGGTTGCTCCTTCGGGAGAAGGTGCGGTGCGCTGCATGCGGCAGGCGCTTGCCACGATCACGACGCCGGTCGACTACATCAACACGCACGGCACCTCGACGCCGGTCGGCGATTCCAAGGAAATGGGCGCCATCCGCGAGGTGTTCGGCGACAAGATGCCTTACATCACCTCGACCAAGTCCCTCACCGGCCATTCGCTCGGTGCCGCCGGTGTCCAGGAATCGATCTACTCGATCCTGATGTTGCAGGGCGGCTTCATCGGCGAGAGCGCCCATATCGAGGAGCTCGATCCGGAATTCGAGGGCATGCCGATCGTGCGCAAGCGCATCGACAACGCCAAGATCGACACCGTTTTGTCCAACTCCTTCGGCTTCGGTGGCACCAACGCAACGCTGATTTTCCAGCGCTATTCCGCATAA
- a CDS encoding D-glycerate dehydrogenase, which yields MAGKKRPLVVITRKLPDPVETRMRELFDARLNVEDRPMTQPELVAAVKEADVLVPTITDHIDAALIAQAGENLKLIANFGNGVDKIDVAAAAKKGITVTNTPNVLTEDTADMTMALMLAVPRRLAEGANVLTGEKKWAGWSPTWMLGRRIWGKRLGIVGMGRIGTAVARRAKAFGLSIHYHNRHRVLPAVEEELEATYWESLDQMLARMDIISVNCPSTPATFHLLSARRLALMQPSAYIVNTARGDIIDEESLVKLIQDGKIAGAGLDVYEHEPALNSKLLKLATRGKVVLLPHMGSATLEGRIDMGEKVIINIRAFFDGHRPPDRVLPLRT from the coding sequence ATGGCAGGCAAAAAACGGCCCCTCGTCGTCATCACGCGCAAGCTGCCCGATCCGGTCGAAACCCGCATGCGCGAGCTGTTCGACGCGCGCCTCAATGTCGAGGACCGGCCGATGACCCAGCCGGAACTGGTCGCGGCGGTGAAGGAAGCCGACGTGCTGGTCCCGACCATCACCGACCATATCGATGCCGCGTTGATCGCCCAGGCCGGCGAGAACCTCAAGCTGATCGCCAATTTCGGCAACGGCGTCGACAAGATCGATGTCGCTGCGGCGGCCAAGAAAGGCATCACCGTCACCAACACGCCGAATGTGCTTACCGAAGACACCGCCGACATGACCATGGCGCTGATGCTTGCCGTGCCGCGGCGACTGGCCGAAGGCGCCAATGTGCTCACCGGCGAGAAGAAATGGGCCGGCTGGTCGCCGACCTGGATGCTCGGCCGCCGCATCTGGGGCAAACGCCTCGGCATCGTCGGCATGGGCCGCATCGGCACGGCGGTAGCTAGGCGCGCCAAGGCCTTCGGCCTGTCCATCCACTACCACAATCGTCACCGCGTGCTGCCTGCGGTCGAGGAAGAGCTGGAAGCGACGTATTGGGAAAGCCTCGACCAGATGCTCGCCCGCATGGACATCATCTCGGTCAACTGCCCGTCGACGCCGGCGACTTTCCATCTCTTGTCCGCCCGGCGCCTGGCGCTGATGCAGCCCTCGGCCTACATCGTCAACACTGCGCGCGGCGATATCATCGACGAAGAGTCGCTGGTCAAGCTGATCCAGGACGGCAAGATCGCTGGCGCCGGCCTCGACGTCTACGAGCATGAGCCGGCGCTGAACAGCAAGCTCCTGAAACTTGCCACCAGGGGCAAGGTCGTTCTTCTGCCGCATATGGGCTCGGCCACGCTCGAAGGCCGCATAGACATGGGCGAGAAGGTGATCATCAACATCCGCGCCTTCTTCGACGGCCACCGCCCACCGGACCGCGTGCTGCCGCTGAGGACCTGA
- a CDS encoding DUF126 domain-containing protein, which yields MSAAAEILVPGKAGEGEALVLTAPISFWGGVDPKTGRITDVRHPQHGEVISGRVLFLPGTIGSSSASAVLMELVHNGRAPAALVLHEPDAILLLGLIVAREMGWATPMAVRLGRGVFDTYRGAMVKVAGDGAVTVAA from the coding sequence ATGAGCGCCGCCGCCGAAATCCTGGTGCCGGGCAAGGCCGGCGAAGGCGAAGCGCTGGTGCTGACGGCGCCGATCAGCTTCTGGGGCGGTGTCGACCCGAAGACCGGCCGCATCACCGATGTCCGCCACCCGCAGCATGGCGAGGTGATTTCCGGCCGCGTGCTGTTCCTACCGGGCACGATCGGCTCGTCATCCGCTTCGGCGGTGCTGATGGAACTGGTCCACAATGGCCGCGCGCCGGCGGCCCTGGTGCTGCACGAGCCCGACGCCATTCTTCTGCTCGGCCTGATCGTCGCCCGGGAAATGGGCTGGGCGACGCCGATGGCGGTGCGGCTCGGACGTGGTGTGTTCGACACCTATCGCGGAGCCATGGTGAAAGTCGCCGGAGACGGCGCCGTTACCGTCGCCGCCTGA